In Sporosarcina luteola, a single window of DNA contains:
- the rplR gene encoding 50S ribosomal protein L18, translating into MITKQDKNAVRKKRHARVRTKISGTPARPRLNVYRSNKHIYAQLIDDMNGVTIASASTMDKGFDMDSKANAEAAAKVGEMIAKKAVEKDVKSVVFDRGGYLFHGRVKALADAARENGLEF; encoded by the coding sequence ATGATCACGAAACAAGATAAGAACGCTGTCCGCAAAAAACGTCACGCACGTGTGCGTACGAAGATCAGCGGAACTCCAGCGCGTCCACGCTTGAATGTTTATCGTTCAAACAAACATATCTATGCACAACTAATCGACGATATGAATGGCGTTACGATTGCTAGTGCTTCCACTATGGATAAAGGGTTCGATATGGACTCTAAGGCGAATGCTGAAGCAGCAGCTAAAGTCGGCGAGATGATCGCGAAGAAAGCCGTTGAAAAGGATGTCAAATCGGTTGTTTTCGACCGTGGCGGATACCTATTCCACGGCCGTGTGAAAGCTCTTGCAGACGCAGCACGCGAAAATGGACTTGAATTTTAA
- the rplF gene encoding 50S ribosomal protein L6, protein MSRIGKRPIEVPENVTVTISDNNEVTVKGPKGELTNTFNTDIKIEQEGNVITLTRPSESKEHRSIHGTTRSLLDNMVTGVSKGFERTLELVGVGYRAQLQGTKLVLNVGYSHPVEFTPEEGVTVEVPANTKIIVRGINKERVGALASNIRKVRPPEPYKGKGIKYEGEIIRRKEGKTGK, encoded by the coding sequence ATGTCCCGAATTGGTAAACGTCCGATCGAGGTACCTGAAAACGTGACAGTTACTATCTCTGATAACAACGAAGTCACTGTTAAAGGCCCGAAAGGCGAACTTACAAATACATTTAACACTGATATTAAAATCGAACAGGAAGGCAACGTCATCACTTTGACTCGCCCATCTGAATCGAAAGAACACCGTTCCATCCACGGAACTACTCGTTCCCTTCTGGACAATATGGTAACTGGTGTATCAAAAGGTTTTGAACGTACACTTGAACTTGTCGGGGTTGGTTACCGTGCACAGCTTCAAGGCACAAAGCTTGTATTGAACGTAGGTTACTCCCACCCGGTTGAGTTTACACCGGAAGAAGGAGTTACAGTTGAAGTACCTGCTAACACGAAAATCATCGTTCGCGGTATCAACAAAGAGCGCGTCGGTGCATTGGCTTCTAACATTCGTAAAGTACGTCCACCTGAGCCGTATAAAGGTAAAGGTATTAAGTACGAAGGCGAAATTATCCGTCGTAAAGAAGGAAAAACAGGTAAATAA
- the rpsH gene encoding 30S ribosomal protein S8, with protein sequence MTMSDPIADMLTRIRNANMVRHEKLEVPASNMKKEIAEILKREGFVRDVEYVEDSKQGIIRIFLKYGQNNERVITGLKRISKPGLRVYAKTNEVPKVLNGLGIALVSTSNGLLTDKEARAKQVGGEVVAYVW encoded by the coding sequence ATGACAATGAGTGATCCGATCGCAGATATGCTTACACGCATCCGTAACGCGAACATGGTTCGTCACGAGAAGCTTGAGGTACCTGCTTCAAATATGAAAAAAGAAATCGCTGAAATCTTGAAACGTGAAGGTTTCGTCCGCGATGTTGAATATGTGGAAGATAGCAAACAAGGCATTATCCGCATTTTCCTTAAATATGGTCAAAACAACGAGCGTGTTATCACTGGTCTTAAACGTATATCAAAACCTGGTCTTCGTGTTTATGCTAAAACAAATGAAGTTCCTAAAGTTTTGAATGGCCTTGGTATCGCCCTTGTATCCACGTCGAACGGTCTCCTTACTGACAAGGAAGCACGCGCGAAACAAGTAGGCGGAGAAGTCGTAGCTTACGTTTGGTAA
- a CDS encoding type Z 30S ribosomal protein S14, protein MAKKSMIVKQKRTQKFKVQEYTRCERCGRPHSVYRKFKLCRICFRELAYKGQIPGVKKASW, encoded by the coding sequence GTGGCTAAGAAATCAATGATCGTTAAACAGAAACGTACGCAAAAGTTCAAGGTTCAAGAATATACACGTTGCGAGCGATGTGGTCGTCCGCACTCCGTATATCGTAAATTTAAACTTTGCCGTATTTGTTTCCGAGAACTCGCATATAAGGGACAAATTCCTGGCGTTAAAAAAGCTAGTTGGTAA
- the rplE gene encoding 50S ribosomal protein L5, with the protein MSRLKEKFSKEVTPALMSKFEYTSVMQVPKVDKIVINMGVGDAVQNTKALDAAVEDLTIISGQKPVVTKAKKSIAGFRLREGMPIGAKVTLRGERMYEFLDKLISVSLPRVRDFRGVSKKSFDGRGNYTLGVKEQLIFPEIDYDKVSKVRGMDIVIVTTANSDEEARELLTQFGMPFQK; encoded by the coding sequence ATGAGCCGATTAAAAGAGAAGTTTTCGAAAGAAGTCACACCTGCTCTTATGAGCAAGTTTGAATATACTTCAGTAATGCAAGTACCTAAAGTAGATAAAATCGTCATCAACATGGGTGTTGGTGATGCTGTTCAAAACACAAAAGCGCTTGACGCGGCAGTAGAAGATCTAACGATTATTTCCGGTCAAAAACCAGTTGTAACAAAAGCGAAAAAATCAATCGCTGGATTCCGTCTTCGTGAAGGAATGCCGATTGGAGCAAAAGTTACATTGCGCGGTGAACGTATGTATGAATTCCTGGACAAGCTGATCTCAGTTTCACTTCCACGTGTTCGTGACTTCCGAGGCGTTTCGAAAAAATCATTCGACGGTCGCGGCAACTACACACTTGGTGTGAAAGAACAGCTGATTTTCCCTGAAATCGACTACGATAAAGTATCTAAAGTACGAGGAATGGATATCGTCATCGTTACGACTGCTAACTCTGATGAAGAAGCACGCGAGTTGCTAACGCAGTTCGGCATGCCGTTCCAAAAGTAA
- the rplX gene encoding 50S ribosomal protein L24, producing the protein MHVKKGDKVMVITGKDKGKTGVILAAFPKKDRVLVEGVNIVKKHTKPNQANPQGGIVSQEAAIHVSNVMPIDPKTGEPTRVGYKIVDGKKIRIAKKSGEALDK; encoded by the coding sequence ATGCACGTTAAAAAAGGCGATAAAGTTATGGTCATCACCGGAAAAGACAAAGGTAAGACCGGAGTAATCTTAGCTGCTTTCCCTAAGAAGGATCGCGTGCTTGTAGAAGGCGTCAACATTGTTAAGAAACATACAAAGCCGAACCAAGCAAATCCTCAAGGCGGAATCGTCAGCCAAGAGGCAGCTATCCATGTATCCAACGTCATGCCAATCGATCCTAAAACAGGCGAGCCTACTCGCGTAGGATACAAAATTGTAGATGGCAAAAAGATTCGTATTGCTAAAAAATCCGGTGAAGCACTGGACAAATGA
- the rplN gene encoding 50S ribosomal protein L14, with protein MIQQESRMKVADNSGAREVLTIKVLGGTGRKTANIGDVVVVTVKKATPGGVVKKGDVVKAVIVRTKSGVRRKDGSYITFDENACVIIRDDKSPRGTRIFGPVARELRDSNFMKIISLAPEVL; from the coding sequence ATGATTCAACAAGAAAGCCGTATGAAAGTTGCCGATAACTCAGGTGCACGTGAAGTTCTAACAATTAAAGTACTTGGTGGAACAGGTCGTAAAACTGCTAATATCGGTGACGTCGTTGTTGTAACAGTGAAAAAAGCAACACCAGGTGGCGTTGTCAAGAAAGGCGACGTTGTCAAAGCTGTTATCGTCCGCACGAAAAGCGGAGTTCGTCGTAAAGATGGCTCCTACATTACGTTCGACGAAAACGCATGTGTTATCATCCGTGATGACAAGAGCCCACGTGGGACACGTATTTTCGGACCAGTTGCACGCGAATTGCGCGACAGCAACTTCATGAAAATCATTTCACTAGCTCCAGAAGTTCTTTAA
- the rpsQ gene encoding 30S ribosomal protein S17, with translation MTERNQRKVYTGRVVSDKMDKTVTVMVETHKKHTLYGKRVKYSKKFKAHDELNEAKIGDVVRIMETRPLSATKRFRLIEIVEKAVII, from the coding sequence ATGACTGAGCGTAACCAGCGCAAAGTATATACAGGCCGTGTAGTATCCGACAAAATGGATAAAACGGTTACCGTAATGGTAGAGACACATAAAAAACACACTTTATACGGAAAACGTGTAAAGTACTCGAAGAAATTCAAGGCCCATGACGAACTGAATGAAGCGAAAATCGGCGATGTAGTTCGCATTATGGAAACACGTCCACTTTCAGCTACAAAACGTTTCCGCCTCATCGAGATTGTCGAAAAAGCGGTCATCATCTAA
- the rpmC gene encoding 50S ribosomal protein L29, translating to MKAKEIRDLTTAEIEQKVKSLKEELFNLRFQLATGQLENTARIREVRKSIARMKTVIRQREISANN from the coding sequence ATGAAAGCTAAAGAAATCCGTGACTTAACAACTGCAGAAATTGAGCAAAAAGTGAAATCACTGAAAGAAGAGCTTTTCAACCTTCGCTTCCAATTAGCGACAGGACAATTAGAAAACACTGCACGCATCCGTGAAGTTCGCAAATCGATTGCGCGCATGAAAACTGTAATACGTCAAAGAGAGATCAGTGCAAATAACTGA
- the rplP gene encoding 50S ribosomal protein L16 translates to MLMPKRVKYRRVFRGKMRGTTKGGASVQFGEYGLQATESGWITNRQIESARIAMTRYMKRGGKVWINIFPHKPYTKKPLEVRMGSGKGAVEGWVAVVKPGRVMFEIAGVSEEVAREALRLASHKLPVKSKFVKREEIGGESNES, encoded by the coding sequence ATGTTAATGCCTAAACGCGTTAAATATCGTCGTGTATTCCGTGGTAAAATGCGCGGAACTACAAAAGGCGGAGCATCTGTGCAATTCGGTGAGTATGGCCTGCAAGCAACTGAATCAGGTTGGATCACGAACCGCCAAATCGAATCCGCTCGTATCGCAATGACACGTTACATGAAACGTGGCGGTAAAGTTTGGATCAATATTTTCCCACACAAGCCATATACGAAAAAGCCTCTTGAAGTCCGGATGGGTTCCGGTAAAGGTGCTGTAGAAGGCTGGGTAGCAGTAGTGAAACCAGGTCGTGTAATGTTTGAAATCGCAGGTGTGTCAGAAGAGGTTGCTCGTGAAGCGCTTCGTCTCGCATCTCACAAACTGCCCGTGAAGAGCAAGTTTGTAAAACGTGAAGAAATTGGTGGTGAATCTAATGAAAGCTAA
- the rpsC gene encoding 30S ribosomal protein S3, which translates to MGQKVHPNGLRVGIIRDWDSKWYAEKDYATLLHEDLKIREYIEKRLVDAAVSKVEIERAAKRVNITIHTAKPGMVIGKGGSEVEALRKSLNDITGKRVHINIVEIKRADLDAKLVAESIARQLESRVSFRRAQKQAIQRTIRSGAKGIKTQVSGRLGGADIARAEHYSEGTVPLHTLRADIDYAHAEADTTYGKLGVKVWIYRGEVLPVKKNSGEGGN; encoded by the coding sequence GTGGGTCAAAAAGTACATCCTAATGGTTTACGGGTTGGCATCATTCGTGACTGGGATTCGAAATGGTATGCAGAGAAAGACTATGCGACTCTTTTACACGAAGACTTGAAAATCCGTGAGTACATCGAAAAACGCCTTGTTGACGCAGCAGTTTCCAAAGTGGAAATCGAACGTGCAGCAAAGCGTGTCAATATTACAATCCACACTGCGAAGCCGGGTATGGTGATCGGTAAAGGCGGTTCTGAAGTCGAAGCACTTCGTAAATCGTTGAATGATATCACTGGCAAGCGTGTACACATCAACATTGTAGAAATCAAACGTGCTGATCTTGACGCGAAATTGGTTGCAGAATCAATCGCACGCCAATTGGAAAGCCGTGTTTCATTCCGTCGTGCTCAAAAACAAGCAATTCAACGTACAATCCGTTCTGGTGCAAAAGGAATTAAAACTCAAGTTTCCGGACGTCTTGGCGGTGCTGACATCGCTCGTGCGGAACACTACAGTGAAGGTACTGTTCCCCTTCATACATTACGTGCAGACATTGACTATGCACACGCAGAAGCTGATACTACATATGGTAAGCTTGGCGTAAAAGTATGGATTTACCGGGGAGAAGTCCTTCCAGTGAAGAAGAACTCTGGGGAAGGAGGCAACTAA
- the rplV gene encoding 50S ribosomal protein L22 produces MQQAKATARTVRIAPRKVRLVVDLIRGKKIGEAVAILRLTPKAASPVVEKVLKSAIANAEHNYEMDVENMIVSEVFVDEGPTMKRFRPRAQGRASAINKRTSHITVVVSEKKEG; encoded by the coding sequence ATGCAACAAGCAAAAGCTACTGCCCGCACAGTCCGTATTGCTCCTCGCAAAGTCCGTTTGGTCGTTGATCTTATCCGGGGCAAGAAAATCGGTGAAGCTGTCGCGATTCTACGCCTGACGCCTAAAGCGGCATCGCCGGTTGTAGAAAAAGTATTGAAATCAGCAATCGCTAATGCTGAACACAACTATGAGATGGATGTTGAGAACATGATCGTCAGCGAAGTTTTCGTTGATGAAGGTCCAACAATGAAACGTTTCCGTCCACGAGCACAAGGTCGTGCAAGTGCGATCAACAAACGTACTAGCCACATTACAGTAGTGGTATCCGAAAAGAAGGAGGGGTAA
- the rpsS gene encoding 30S ribosomal protein S19 codes for MGRSLKKGPFADDHLLKKVDAQKDTQKKQVIKTWSRRSTIFPSFIGLTIAVYDGRKHVPVYVTEDMVGHKLGEFVPTRTYKGHGADDKKTRR; via the coding sequence ATGGGCCGCAGCTTGAAGAAAGGACCTTTTGCAGATGATCATCTACTTAAAAAGGTCGACGCTCAAAAAGATACACAAAAGAAACAGGTCATTAAAACTTGGTCTCGCCGTTCCACAATTTTCCCATCCTTCATCGGATTGACGATTGCAGTGTATGACGGACGCAAGCACGTACCTGTCTATGTGACTGAAGATATGGTTGGTCACAAACTCGGTGAATTCGTACCTACGCGCACATACAAAGGTCATGGCGCTGACGATAAGAAAACAAGACGTTAA
- the rplB gene encoding 50S ribosomal protein L2: protein MAIKKYKPTSNGRRNMTSSDFSAITTDKPEKSLLEPVKRKGGRNNQGRMTVRHQGGGHKRQYRVIDFQRRKDGIPGRVATIEYDPNRSANIALINYADGEKRYILAPKGLEVGMTVMSGPEADIRVGNALPLENIPMGSTIHNIEMKPGKGGQLVRSAGTSAQLLGREGKYVIIRLQSGEVRMILSTCRATIGQVGNEQHELINIGKAGRSRWMGKRPSVRGSVMNPNDHPHGGGEGRTPIGRPSPVTPWGKPTLGFKTRKKNNKSDKLIVRRRKK, encoded by the coding sequence ATGGCGATTAAGAAATACAAACCTACCTCCAACGGACGTCGTAACATGACAAGCTCTGACTTCTCTGCAATCACTACAGATAAGCCGGAAAAATCATTGCTTGAGCCGGTAAAACGGAAAGGCGGCCGTAACAACCAAGGTAGGATGACTGTTCGTCACCAAGGTGGAGGCCATAAGCGCCAATACCGTGTCATCGATTTCCAACGTCGGAAAGATGGCATTCCAGGACGCGTTGCTACGATCGAATACGATCCAAACCGTTCTGCTAATATCGCTCTAATCAACTATGCTGATGGAGAAAAACGTTATATCCTTGCTCCAAAAGGATTGGAAGTAGGCATGACTGTCATGTCAGGACCTGAAGCGGACATCCGCGTAGGGAACGCTCTTCCACTTGAAAACATTCCGATGGGTTCTACTATCCACAACATCGAAATGAAACCTGGTAAAGGTGGACAATTGGTACGTTCTGCTGGTACATCCGCTCAGCTTCTAGGGCGTGAAGGCAAATACGTAATCATCCGTCTTCAATCTGGAGAAGTTCGTATGATCCTATCAACTTGCCGTGCAACAATCGGTCAAGTAGGTAACGAGCAACACGAATTGATCAACATCGGTAAAGCAGGTCGTTCACGCTGGATGGGTAAACGTCCAAGTGTCCGTGGATCTGTCATGAACCCTAACGATCACCCACACGGTGGTGGTGAAGGACGTACTCCAATCGGTCGTCCGAGCCCAGTTACACCTTGGGGTAAACCAACTCTTGGCTTCAAAACTCGTAAGAAAAACAACAAATCCGACAAACTTATCGTTCGTCGCCGTAAAAAATAA
- the rplW gene encoding 50S ribosomal protein L23, whose amino-acid sequence MEARDVLKRPVITERSSEQMEFKKYTFEIDTRANKTHVKQAIEEIFGVKVEKVNVQNYKGKFKRMGKHAGYTNKRRKAIVTLTADSKDIELFEL is encoded by the coding sequence ATGGAAGCACGTGATGTCCTAAAACGTCCGGTCATTACCGAGCGTTCTTCAGAACAAATGGAATTCAAAAAGTACACTTTCGAAATCGATACTCGCGCTAACAAAACACATGTGAAGCAAGCTATCGAAGAAATCTTCGGAGTAAAAGTTGAGAAAGTCAACGTACAAAACTACAAAGGCAAGTTCAAACGTATGGGCAAGCATGCTGGCTACACTAACAAACGCCGCAAAGCTATCGTAACGTTGACTGCTGATTCAAAAGACATCGAACTATTCGAATTGTAA
- the rplD gene encoding 50S ribosomal protein L4: MPKVSVLSQTGSSVGDIELNEAIFGIEPNEAVLFEALVQQRASLRQGNHKVKTRAEVAGGGRKPWRQKGTGRARQGSIRSPQWRGGGIVFGPSQRSYSYKLPKKVRRLALLSALSTKVRDEEIIVLDALTFDAPKTKEFTKVLTDLSIDRKALFVTADLDEAVALSARNIPGISVVTANGINVLDLVAHDKLVITKDAVQKIEEVLG; encoded by the coding sequence ATGCCTAAAGTATCCGTACTAAGTCAGACAGGTTCTTCAGTTGGCGATATCGAATTGAACGAAGCGATTTTCGGAATCGAGCCAAATGAAGCTGTCCTATTTGAAGCATTGGTTCAACAACGCGCATCATTGCGCCAAGGGAACCATAAAGTAAAAACTCGCGCGGAAGTTGCTGGCGGTGGCCGTAAACCATGGCGCCAAAAAGGAACTGGACGTGCACGTCAAGGTTCAATCCGTTCACCACAATGGCGTGGAGGCGGTATCGTATTTGGTCCATCTCAAAGAAGCTACAGCTACAAGCTTCCTAAGAAAGTCCGTCGTTTGGCACTCCTTTCAGCGCTTTCTACGAAAGTACGCGACGAGGAAATCATCGTATTGGACGCTCTTACATTCGATGCACCAAAAACAAAAGAATTTACAAAGGTCCTAACAGATCTTTCTATTGATAGAAAAGCATTGTTCGTAACAGCTGATCTTGACGAAGCGGTGGCATTGTCCGCTCGCAACATCCCTGGAATCAGTGTTGTTACAGCAAACGGCATCAACGTGCTTGACCTTGTCGCTCATGACAAGCTTGTCATCACAAAAGATGCAGTTCAAAAAATTGAGGAGGTGCTTGGTTAA
- the rplC gene encoding 50S ribosomal protein L3, which translates to MTKGILGRKVGMTQIFAENGDLIPVTVIEAAPNVVLQKKTNETDGYEAIQLGFDDKREKLANKPEKGHVAKAETAPKRFIREFRGVDVAGYEVGQEVKVDTFAEGDIVDITGVSKGKGFQGVIKRHGYSRGPMSHGSRFHRAPGSLGAVDGQRVFKGKKLPGRTGGDTVTIQNLEIVRVDAERNLLLIKGNVPGPRKSLITVKSAIKGN; encoded by the coding sequence ATGACCAAAGGAATCTTAGGGAGAAAAGTCGGCATGACGCAAATTTTTGCTGAAAACGGCGATCTCATTCCAGTGACTGTGATTGAAGCTGCTCCAAACGTTGTTCTTCAAAAGAAGACGAACGAAACAGACGGCTACGAAGCAATCCAGCTTGGATTCGACGACAAACGTGAGAAGCTTGCAAACAAACCTGAAAAAGGCCACGTTGCCAAAGCTGAAACGGCACCTAAGCGCTTCATTCGCGAATTCCGCGGAGTTGACGTAGCTGGGTACGAAGTTGGTCAGGAAGTCAAAGTCGATACATTCGCAGAAGGCGATATCGTCGACATTACAGGAGTATCAAAAGGTAAAGGGTTCCAAGGTGTTATCAAACGCCACGGATACTCACGCGGACCGATGAGTCACGGTTCCCGTTTCCACCGTGCGCCAGGTTCACTAGGTGCGGTTGACGGACAACGTGTATTCAAAGGTAAGAAATTACCAGGACGTACTGGTGGAGACACTGTAACGATCCAAAACCTTGAAATCGTACGAGTTGACGCTGAGCGTAACTTGCTACTAATTAAAGGTAATGTTCCAGGACCACGCAAATCACTAATCACAGTGAAAAGCGCAATCAAAGGGAACTAA
- the rpsJ gene encoding 30S ribosomal protein S10 yields MAKQKIRIRLKAYDHRILDQSAEKIVETAKRSGASVSGPIPLPTERSVYTVLRAVHKYKDSREQFEMRTHKRLIDIVNPTPQTVDALMKLDLPSGVDIEIKL; encoded by the coding sequence ATGGCAAAACAGAAGATTCGTATCCGTTTAAAAGCATATGATCACAGAATCCTTGATCAGTCAGCTGAAAAGATTGTAGAAACAGCAAAACGTTCAGGTGCAAGTGTGTCAGGTCCGATTCCACTTCCAACTGAAAGATCTGTTTATACAGTACTTCGTGCGGTACATAAGTACAAAGATTCGCGCGAGCAGTTCGAAATGCGTACGCATAAACGTCTTATCGATATCGTTAACCCGACACCACAAACTGTCGATGCGTTGATGAAACTCGATCTACCATCTGGCGTTGACATTGAAATCAAACTTTAA
- the tuf gene encoding elongation factor Tu, protein MGKEKFDRSKEHANVGTIGHVDHGKTTLTAAIATVLSKKMGGTAKSYADVDNAPEEKERGITINTSHIEYETEKRHYAHVDCPGHADYVKNMITGAAQMDGGILVVSAADGPMPQTREHILLSRQVGVPYLVVFMNKCDMVDDEELLELVEMEIRDLLSEYEFPGDDIPVIKGSALKALEGEPEWEEKIVELMNAVDEYIPTPPRDTEKPFMMPVEDVFSITGRGTVATGRVERGVVKIGDVVDIIGLTEEPKSTTVTGVEMFRKLLDYAEAGDNIGALLRGVSREDIERGQVLAKPGTITPHTKFKSEVYVLSKEEGGRHTPFFSNYRPQFYFRTTDVTGIIQLPEGVEMVMPGDNVEMTVELIAPIAIEEGTKFSIREGGRTVGAGVVATIEK, encoded by the coding sequence ATGGGTAAAGAGAAATTCGATCGCTCCAAGGAGCATGCTAACGTTGGAACAATCGGTCACGTTGACCATGGTAAAACAACTTTGACTGCTGCAATCGCAACAGTTCTTTCGAAAAAAATGGGTGGAACAGCGAAATCTTACGCTGACGTTGATAACGCGCCAGAAGAAAAAGAGCGTGGAATCACAATCAATACTTCACACATCGAGTATGAAACTGAAAAGCGTCACTACGCGCACGTTGACTGCCCAGGTCACGCTGACTACGTTAAGAACATGATCACTGGTGCAGCACAAATGGACGGCGGAATCCTAGTTGTTTCTGCAGCTGACGGCCCAATGCCACAAACTCGTGAGCACATCCTTCTTTCACGTCAAGTAGGTGTTCCTTACCTAGTTGTATTCATGAACAAATGTGACATGGTTGACGACGAAGAGCTTCTTGAGCTAGTCGAAATGGAAATCCGTGACCTTCTATCTGAGTATGAGTTCCCTGGCGACGACATTCCTGTCATCAAAGGTTCTGCTCTTAAAGCACTTGAAGGTGAGCCAGAGTGGGAAGAGAAAATCGTTGAGCTTATGAATGCTGTTGACGAGTACATCCCAACACCACCACGTGACACTGAAAAACCATTCATGATGCCTGTTGAGGACGTATTCTCAATCACAGGACGCGGTACAGTTGCTACTGGACGTGTTGAGCGTGGAGTAGTTAAAATCGGTGACGTTGTAGACATCATTGGTTTGACTGAAGAGCCAAAATCAACTACTGTAACAGGTGTTGAAATGTTCCGTAAGCTTCTTGACTATGCAGAAGCTGGCGACAACATCGGTGCACTTCTTCGTGGAGTTTCCCGTGAAGACATCGAGCGTGGACAAGTACTTGCTAAACCAGGTACAATCACTCCACACACTAAATTCAAATCAGAAGTTTACGTTCTATCAAAAGAAGAGGGTGGACGTCACACTCCATTCTTCTCTAACTACCGCCCACAGTTCTACTTCCGTACAACTGACGTAACTGGTATCATCCAACTTCCAGAAGGCGTGGAAATGGTTATGCCTGGCGACAACGTTGAAATGACAGTTGAACTTATCGCTCCAATCGCGATTGAAGAAGGTACTAAATTCTCAATCCGTGAAGGTGGACGTACAGTAGGCGCTGGCGTTGTAGCAACAATCGAAAAGTAA